The Hyla sarda isolate aHylSar1 chromosome 2, aHylSar1.hap1, whole genome shotgun sequence genome includes the window TATGGGGAAGACAATGCATTATGTAGTCCCATGTAAAACAGGAGAGAAAAAATACATTATAAAGATTATATTAAGACACatcatgtcacatgacccaagctcTACAACTTTGACAAACAGGTGATAGATAAGCAGGTAGAGAGATATGGATCAAGCTCGATGAATGAAAAATGTGACAGATTTTTGTTAGAAACGTATAAAGTTACTTACTACTCTTTGTGATCCATTACTGATGTAGAGCAAATCTCTTTGGTCCCTCTCTTGCTGGTTAAGAGAAGCCAGCAGAGCTTGCAGTCGTTCTATATACTGAATGGCACTCCTCAAGATCTCAACTTTGGGGAGTCTCTGATTTGGGTTTAACAAAGTGCTTCTTTTTAAGGCTTCAAAGGCTTCATTGACTTTCTTTAGCCTGCGTTTCTCCCTCAGGGTAGCTGCTCGTCTTCTATCCAATGACACTGTCTTACGCTTGCACATCTTGCAGGCCCATGGTAGGCACTGACCAGGACAGTGGTCTTGCTGGCTTATAGTGGAATGGGGTGAGACCTTCTCTTCAATGCCCGACTCTTGCAGTAAAACCCCTTCAGTACAAAGTCCTATTGATCCACGCTCTTGAAATCCAGTTTGATCATATGTGGGGAGTcgtgcagaaaaataattttcattGTCATAAAATCTTTGGTCTTGGAAAAAATAAGGACTGGTTTCAAAGAGTTCCATACTTTAGAACTGTTAAGATGTGTGTCTCCTCAACAACTACACAGCAACTGCACTTCTCCCCTTCACACCAACTGTTTGATGCCATTTAAACCCTCTGCCCAGCATTAAATCACAGAGATAAATATAGAAAACGCTCACGAAATTTGATCCACTTTTTAGCTGTTGCCTGACATCAAAACTTTTTACGTCTGGATAGACAGGATTCTCCCTAGTGgattctagtaaaaaaaaaaaaaaaaacaggaagacACTCCCCTCCTATGTAGAATTTCggttagatttttggataaatatGCAATtattctacagtatatatatttatgtgtatatatatatatatatatatatatatatatatatatatatgtatttgtatatatgtgtgtgtgtatatacatatatatatatatatatatatatatgtatttatttattttatttaattatttatgtatatatatatatatatatatatatatatatatatatatacatatatttttttttttttcttttcttctacgTGTTACCTTTTTTAAGATAGATTTCTTTTAGGTAGAATTTAATAGATAGattgtcagtaaaaaaaaaaaaaaaaaaaagcataaaaaaaagaaaatagggaAAATTTGAGACACCTTTGCCCGTGCCCCCGATGAGCCACATTGGTGAACTAATTACCTGAATGGTCGCCATGTAAGGCTGTGTCTAGGGCTCTGCGACCACACATGGCAGTGTCAAATTGTGTGGATCATGCTGAATCACAGCAAATATTAGTAAATAGGGTTCCACTGAAAACCAATAAATTGTAATGGTGGGTCATAGTTGCAACCCTATGTGGTTTGCAGTGCAACCTCATTTACTACATTTGCTGCGATCTAGAACTTTTCACACattgcgacaatgggatttttttttttatgtggaccCCTGTCACATCCATAATCGCTGTGTAGCCCCAGCCTATCACTACATTTTCCAGGTAAATGTCTAGCCGCACAAGGATGACCCTGTTAAATTTAGAATATTttgttttactatttttattttagtctGTTTTTCTAGACTGTatctctgtctatctatttatatctatttatctatctatccatctatctacacTTGTAGAATTCGGGCAACACTGTAAGCGGTGTTGGTGGGTGCAAGCTGTAGATAGACCTGGTCGCAGTCCCGGTATCCATATCTAAAGAAGATAGCAGCACTCCAGAGTTTGCTGTGAAAATAGTGTAGGGCTTTATTCACCACACATATGCGCGACGTTTCGGCTGTCTCACACATCCATTGTCAAGCGGTAGATGTTACAAAGTGTCAGTTATAAAAAGGGTGAGCAATACAATCAATATAAATTACATAATTATATAAAAGTACATAGAATACAGTGTGTCAGTGATTAAGATTACATTCCGGAGGTTCAGATATACATGATTACACACAAGGAAGGAACCAGCGTTATGCACCGTGACGCAATTTGTATTCTGTGCCTGTTGTAGGGTGTATAAACGTCTTGCCCCTGCACATCAAGGGGCAATTAATGCATGATCTGCAGGGGTAAGAGCCCAGGTTAGCTGATGTAATAAAGCCCTGTCAAGGTCCAGAAGTGGACACATCCGCCCTGACAAGGCGATCCCTCAGGTTGCCTGTTCTCCGGTATGCCATGATAGGTGGAATCTTAAATTCCTCCACCTTCTCGAAGCCCCCCCTGAGGATGTGCCAATGTCGCCTCAGTACATTGGACAACCTCTGAGAACTCAGAAAAGGTGGAGATAAAAATGAGTCTAGGatcttgtgtgtttttttttgataATTCATGCTTATTCCTTTGCAACACATCAGATTTAAAAATAGTCAAAAGTTTGTTTGGGTACCCCCCTTTCGAAGATTTGGACGCCATTTTGTCCAATGTTGGCTCCAATCTGGTTTCTGAGCTAATTATTCTTTTTGCCCGTAACATTTGATGATCTCAGCATTGGTTTCAGATGTTGGCTGTCATACCTGAGAATAGAATTGGAATCGGTGGTTTTAACAAATAAATCGGTGGATAGACTACAGCCCTCAATCTTCACAgatgtatccaaaaactgtactgTTTTACCTTGCGTAAGATAGTGTAAACCTGATGTTGGTGTGAACAGTATTCAAGTACTCATGGAACGCCAATAGATGTGTCTCGTCGCCCGTCCAGATGAGGAACACATCAtcaatgtatctccaccaccccagcacatggctgaagtggtgggacacatagatatGCTCCTCCTCCAGGTGGGCGACGAACACATTGGCGTGGCGCACGTCTGCGCCACGTTAGAGCCCATGGCAGTCCCGAAACTTTGGATAAAAAATTGTTCATTATATTTAAAGTCGTTTTTAGTTAAGACTATCTCAAGAAGTTGTACCAATAATGTGACTTGTATAGAAGTAGAATCTCCAGCGATGGCTTCCTTCATTGCTCGGACGCCATGGCTGTGGGGAATTGCTGTGTACAAACTTGTAATGTCCAGGGATGCCAAAATGGTGCCATCTAgaaccaattattattattttttttccaaaaaatctgAAGTATCTTGCAGATATGATTTTGCTTTACATGCATAGGGTCTTAACACTTTGTCCAAAATATAGATAGGTAGCTAGTTACAGAGTCTCCCCGGAAACAATTGGATGTCCAGGAGGGTCCTGTAAGGACTGTTGTATTTTAGGCAGCATGTAGAAATATGGTGTAATTGGGTGTTGAACTATCAGATATTCAGCCAAGGCTTGATCAATCACACCACTTCCAGAGCGGTAGAAATTACAGATTTAATAGTGCGTTCCACCTCCCACCGGGGGTCCGAAGAGACCATACGGTAAGTTGTGGAATCGTTCAGTTGTCTTAAGGCCTCAGCGATATATTTGGacttgtccatgaccacaatcCATGTCCATGGACAAGTCCAAATATATCGCCGAGGCCTTAAGACAACTGAACGAGATCATAACCTACATCTCAAATGTTACGGCCAAAAAGAATCATTAGCTCAGAAACCAGATTGGAGCCAGCTTTGGACAAAATGGCGTCCAACTTTTTGAAACGGGGGTACCCAAACAAACTTTTGACTACTAGTAAATCTGATGTATTGCAAAGGAATAAGCATGAATTATCAATAAAAAAGACACAAGATCCTAGACTCATTTTTATCTCCACGTTTTCTGAGTTCTCGGAGGTTGTCCAATGTACTGAGGCGACATTGGCACATCTTCAGGGGGGCTTCGACAAAGTGGAGGAATTTAAGATTCCACCTATCATGGCATACTGGAGAGCAGGCAACCTGAGGGATCGCCTTGTCAGGGCGGATGTGTCCACCTCTGGACCTCGACAGGGCTTTATTACATCAGCTAACCTGGGCTCTTACCCCTGCAGATCATGCATTAATTTCCCCTTGATGTGCAGGGGCAAGACGTTTATACACCCTACGACAGGCATGGAATACAAATTGCGTCACTATCTAACATGTAACTCAGCATATGTCATATATGTGCTATGGTGCCCTTGCAGAATGATTTATGTGGGGGAAGCGACCTGGGATTTCAAAACCCGCATAAATCATCACCGCTATACTATTAGAAAGAACAAACATAACATTCCAGTGGCAAAACATTTTAACGAACAGGGCCACACTGAAAAAGACCTCCGGTTCATGTTGATCGACCATGTCCCCCCCTTATAGAAGGGAAGTGACCGGGTCGCCCACCTGAAGCGAAGAGAACTATACTGGATCTATACACTCCAATCTTTAAGACCCAAGGGCTTAAATGTTGAATTTAAGGTAAATAATAGAATATGTAATATCTAGTTATGTCCCATATATATTTCCAAGAAGGTTCGCTAATTTACTGGTGTAGAATTTAAGAAAATAGTTTGTTTTATGAACATATATGTTTTAATATCACTTTTTAATCACTTGTTGTCCTTTTGGATCACAGGTTGGAGGATAACCGTGACGCGAGTAGATGGATAACCAGAACCACTGAGGACGCCTTCCCTGCTGCCACATGATTAACCACTTCTTCAAGAATACACCCCTACAACATTCCTGACACTACAATAAATACCTCTCTGTGATGAGGAGCGAGTGGAACCAGGATGCTGCCAAGAGAGAGCACACTGAAGTGGAGGCCTGAACTTGGCTCAGTCAATCAGAAGACCACCGCATCAGGGTTCCTGCAGAGGTGGGATGTTTTTACACTCCACGTTCGGCGGATATGTTTGCTCCCATGATAGCAGGTCCCCACCGCTCGCGCTGCATAATAATAGAGATGGTACAAGATGCATACATGTACGGATGCTGGATGACAGGTGGGGCTTGGCCTTCCTTAAGATGGCGCCCAGACAGGAATGATCCCGGTACACGCATGCACGGGGATGGCGCAAAGAATCTACAGTCATGCTTTGTTTAAATCCTTTGTCACTTCCGGCTGAAGGACCGGAAGGTAGAGTCTGTTATGACTGCAGTGAATGGCGTCCCACGTGGCAATGGACTCCAACACGCGTGGCAGTGTCCTCCCCCTGGAATCAATAAGGTAGCAGTTTACATCACTCACACCTGTGGACTTCTAGTAAGATTATTATACAGTTTGTCTATACATAGCTTGCACACAATTTTTGTATATTTGCATAACGCTGGTTCCTTCCTGAACCTCTGGAATGTAATCTTAATCACTGACACACTGCATTATATGTACTTTTATATAATTATGTAATTTATATTGATTGTATTGCTCACCCTTTTTATAACTGAGACTTTGTAACATCTACTGCTTGACAATGGCTGTGTGAGACAGCCAAAACGTCGCGCATATGTGTGGTGAATAAAGCCCTACACTATTTTCACTGCAAACTCTGGAGTGCTGCTATCTTCTTtaaatatctatccatctcatatctatctatgtatctatctatctcatatctatctatcctttcaCCCAGCTTGTAAAACATTTTGGATTTTCACTACtaagaaaaaatatttgtttaGATGTTCAAGAAATTCCACCAATGTTCCTTTTCCATCAAGACAATTCCTTCCATACACATTTTCCATAATGTTTATTTGTTTTATGCATGTTGGTAAGGTTACATGAATGACACTTGCAGGAACAAACATGAATACATGACACTCATACCAAACATCTTAGTGTGAGGAGAACAACACTTTaccaaagatgtttttttttccattataaaTACTTGACACATTTATATTATCGACATGTTCTCTGGTGTTCTGTGAAAATAATAGCACAAGTCAACACTTCTTTAGCCCAATCATTGCAAATTTTTTAGAAAGATCAATGGTTGCCTCAAAATAAAGTTAGATAAAGGCTTTTACAAAAGACTTGGTGTCACTTGCTGCACGTTTATAACTAGATGCTAACTGCGCCCAATCCTCATCTTGCAGacgtttttttttcaaagtaataaGTTTAGGGCTTTAGAAAATATGTTATATCGTCtcacaatattaataataaatgatCAGGAAGTAATATGTTCATGTTTACTAAATGTAATTATCAATAACAGATTTGATTACGGATATTTTCTGAATATAAAGGTAATTTGAAATGCAAGGAAAATGAGAACACTTCAATAAAACAGTTGTGATAACCAAGAAGGTGGAATGCTAATATTTCAATAACATTTTCATGGTCTCTAAAAGTGTCTCCTGGTTACCGTGCAAATCATTATTATATATTCATAGGGTGTATGGTATATGCAGATACATATTATCTAAATAAGATTAACATATAAATTCAATGTTATGACCGTGCTGTGCAGAGTCTATATttcctttatgtatttttttttgtgtgctagggTTTGGGATATGTGATACCTGACTCTCTCTGATCTGATTTAtttagtgtggaggtggcggcagaatgaggagaccatatagtggctgaatggcacaacgttgaggtggaggcagcatgaggagaccatatagtgcctgaatgacacagagtggaggtggcgacagcatgaggaggccatatagtggctgaatgacaaagcgtggaggtggcagcagcatgaggagaacatatagtggctgaatgacacagcctggaggtggcagcatcatgaagagaccagatagtggctgaatgacacagcctggaggtggcaacagcataaggaggccatatagttgctgaatgatacagcgtgaaggtggctgcagcatgaggggaccatatagtgcctgaatgacacagcgtggagttggcggcagcatgaggaggcaatatagtggctgacccagtgtgaaggtggcggcagcatgaggagactgtatagttgctgaatgacaaagcgtggaggtggcggcagcatgaggagaacatatagtggctgaatgacacagcctggaggtggcggcatcatgaggagaccatatagtggctgaatgacccaacgtggaagtggcgacagcatgaggaggccatatagtggctgacacagtgtggaggtgtcggcagaatgaggagactatatagttgctgaatgacacaatgtggaggtagcggcagcatgaggaaaccatatagtgcctgaatgacacagcgtggaggtggcgacagcatgaggaggccatatagtgcctgaatgacacagcgtggaggtggcgacagcatgaggaggctATATGGTGGCTGACCTagtgtgaaggtggcggcagcatgaggagactgtatagttgctgaatgacaaagcgtggaggtggcggcagcatgaggagaacatatagtggctgaatgacacagcctggaggtggcggcatcatgaggagaccatatagtggctgaatgacccaacgtggaggtggcgacagcatgaggaggccatatagtggctgacgcagtgtggaggtgtcggcagaatgaggagactatatagttgttgaatgacacaatgtggaggtggcggcagcatgaggagaccatatagtgcctgaatgacacagcgtggaggtggcgacagcatgaggagaccatatagtggctgaatgacaaagcgtgaaggtggcggcatcatgaggagaccatatagtggctaaatgacatagcctggagggggcagcagcatgaggaggccatatatttgctgaatgatacagcatcaAGGTGgctgcaacatgaggagaccatatagtgcctgaatgacaaatcgtggaggtggcgacagcacgAGGAGGCTATATAGTGGCTGACCCAGTGtgaatgcatgaggagaccatgtagtggctaaataacaaagcgaggaggtggcggcagcatgaggagaacatatagtggctgaatgacacaggctggaggtggtggcatcatgaggagaccatatagtggctgtatgacacaacttggaggtggtggcagcatgaggagaccatatagtgcctgaatgacacagcgtggaggtggcgacagcatgaggaggctATATAGTGACtgacccagtgtggaggtggcggcagcatgaagagacgagaccatatagtgccttaatgacacagcgtggaggtcgcgacagcatgaggagaccatatagtggctgaaagacacagcctggatttggcagcatgaggagaccatatagtggctgaatgacacagagcgaaggtggcggcagcttgaggagaccatatagttgctgactaGTACAGCGtaaaggtggctgcagcatgaggagaacatattttgTCTAAATTACACAgaatggagttggcagcagcatatagtggctgaatgacacagcctggaatttgcggcagcatgaggagaacatatagtggcttaatgacccagcttggagttggcagcagcatgaggagaccatatagtaccattagatgtacgtatgtgttatgcacttatgaggggaggacaatgcgctctagtacacttaatacagtatttgtctacaacaccagcagatgtgtacttttggctggcctttcacagtatctaggcccataagactaggaacaaaatagtacaccacctagatgtctgtatgtggtatgcacttatgaggggaggaaactgcgctccagtacgcttaaaacagtatttgtctacaacaccagcaggtgtgtacttttggctggcctttcacagtatctaggcccataatactttaacaggaacaaaatggtacaccacttagatgtatgcacaggttacacttcatagaggacaatatgtttttagtgctctgctcaccctaactggctggttactattagcttttcagttgttgtatacaccagtgctgcagcacacagtcgctgtgta containing:
- the MYOG gene encoding myogenin — protein: MELFETSPYFFQDQRFYDNENYFSARLPTYDQTGFQERGSIGLCTEGVLLQESGIEEKVSPHSTISQQDHCPGQCLPWACKMCKRKTVSLDRRRAATLREKRRLKKVNEAFEALKRSTLLNPNQRLPKVEILRSAIQYIERLQALLASLNQQERDQRDLLYISNGSQRVVSSECGSSSSSCSPEWNESDFSSSQSDHLLSDVSSEQRDITSLTSIVDSITAGEVSINYPEQHIGN